A genomic window from Brassica oleracea var. oleracea cultivar TO1000 chromosome C8, BOL, whole genome shotgun sequence includes:
- the LOC106310433 gene encoding sugar transport protein 5 encodes MAIGGLALDVGRGNIDAKITAAVVMTCVVAASSGLIFGYDIGISGGVTTMKPFLEKFFPTVLKKATQTKPDVYCVYDSQLLTAFTSSLYVAGLVASLVASRLTAAYGRRATMILGGLTFLFGAVISGLAANIAMLLSGRILLGFGVGFTNEAAPVYLSEVAPPQWRGAFNTGFQFFIGVGVVSANFLNYLTANHRSGWRISLGLAALPAVIMTFGCLFISDTPSSLLARGNHDHARVSLFKIRGAKNRAEVEAELAELVKSSQLAIEARAEPFKTILERQYRPQLVVAVAIPCFQQLTGITINAFYAPVLFRSVGFGSAPALIATLILGLVNLGSILISTMVIDRFGRRFLFIAGGIQMFVCQVAVAALLAATVGDAGDGEMTKGYAVTVVVLLCIYAAGFGWSWGPLSWLVPSEIFPLKLRPAGQSLSVAVNFAVTFLIAQTFLATLCHFKFGAFLFYGAWILIMTVFVVMFLPETKGIHVDSMYQVWEKHWFWQRFTISTST; translated from the exons ATGGCTATCGGAGGATTAGCTCTTGATGTCGGCAGAGGCAATATAGACGCCAAGATCACAGCCGCGGTTGTCATGACATGTGTTGTGGCGGCTTCAAGCGGTCTCATCTTTGGCTACGACATTGGAATCTCAG GGGGTGTGACGACGATGAAGCCGTTTCTTGAGAAATTCTTTCCAACCGTTCTTAAAAAAGCTACTCAAACTAAGCCAGATGTGTACTGCGTCTATGACAGCCAACTTCTAACGGCCTTCACATCAAGCCTTTATGTTGCTGGCTTAGTCGCTTCCTTAGTAGCTAGCCGTCTCACGGCAGCTTACGGTCGCCGTGCCACCATGATTCTCGGTGGTTTGACTTTCCTATTTGGTGCCGTCATCAGTGGCTTGGCTGCCAACATCGCCATGCTCCTCTCCGGACGGATTTTGCTTGGATTTGGTGTTGGTTTCACCAACGAA GCTGCGCCTGTATATCTATCAGAGGTAGCACCGCCGCAATGGCGTGGAGCCTTCAATACTGGCTTTCAGTTCTTCATTGGCGTAGGAGTTGTATCAGCCAATTTCTTAAACTACCTCACGGCCAACCACCGCAGCGGCTGGCGTATCTCACTCGGCCTCGCCGCTTTACCAGCCGTTATCATGACCTTTGGATGTCTATTCATCTCCGATACGCCTTCAAGTCTCTTGGCTCGTGGTAATCATGATCATGCTCGCGTGTCGCTGTTTAAAATACGTGGTGCCAAAAATAGAGCTGAAGTGGAAGCCGAACTAGCAGAGCTAGTTAAGTCGAGTCAGTTAGCGATAGAAGCTAGAGCTGAGCCATTTAAGACGATATTGGAGAGACAGTACAGACCTCAGCTTGTGGTTGCTGTGGCTATACCTTGTTTTCAACAGTTAACTGGTATCACGATTAATGCGTTCTACGCGCCAGTTCTGTTTAGATCTGTCGGATTTGGTTCTGCGCCCGCTCTTATTGCGACGCTAATACTTGGGTTGGTTAATCTCGGTTCGATCCTTATTTCAACGATGGTTATTGACCGGTTTGGTAGACGGTTCTTGTTCATTGCGGGTGGTATTCAGATGTTTGTCTGTCAG GTGGCAGTGGCTGCATTACTAGCAGCGACAGTAGGAGACGCCGGAGACGGAGAGATGACGAAGGGCTACGCCGTCACTGTTGTGGTGTTGTTGTGCATATACGCAGCTGGATTTGGTTGGTCGTGGGGCCCACTAAGCTGGCTGGTCCCCAGTGAGATATTCCCGCTCAAGTTACGCCCAGCTGGTCAGAGCTTAAGCGTTGCCGTGAATTTTGCCGTTACTTTCCTTATCGCTCAGACTTTCCTTGCAACCCTTTGCCATTTCAAGTTTGGTGCATTCTTGTTTTACGGTGCTTGGATCTTAATAATGACGGTGTTTGTCGTGATGTTCTTGCCGGAGACTAAAGGGATTCATGTGGATTCTATGTACCAAGTTTGGGAGAAGCATTGGTTTTGGCAACGGTTCACCATATCAACTTCAACATGA
- the LOC106307415 gene encoding melanoma-associated antigen 8, whose amino-acid sequence MADEADALSQFGISKEETDKLVSEVIRFVLFKFHQNSGCPIKREDLTQIVTKNYRQRNLATSVINEAKTKLSSVFGYDLKELQRSRTCSNAQTRLPQSQSNADSKSYVLVSQLPIEVFRKHVVEETTSPMTGFTFAVLAVVQLAGGKIPEETLWHHLRRMGLHESDEHNPVFGSNKQALETLVQQRFLQKEKVSGPEGNTLFYDLAERALDAQVSERVKDYISQILKNDVSVVELD is encoded by the exons ATGGCTGATGAAGCAGATGCTCTTTCTCAATTTGGTATATCGAAGGAG GAAACGGATAAGCTTGTTTCGGAGGTGATTAGATTCGTACTCTTCAAGTTCCATCAAAACTCAGGATGCCCTATTAAAAGAGAAGATTTGACTCAGATTGTTACCAAGAACTATCGTCAGCGTAACCTGGCCACCTCCGTGATCAACGAAGCTAAGACCAAGCTCTCAAGTGTGTTTGGTTATGATTTGAAAGAGCTTCAACGCTCTAGGACTTGTTCTAATGCTCAAACAAGGCTTCCTCAGTCACAAA GTAATGCTGACTCGAAATCGTATGTGCTCGTTAGTCAATTGCCGATTGAAGTGTTTAGGAAACATGTGGTTGAAGAAACAACAAGCCCTATGACTGGCTTTACGTTTGCGGTTCTTGCTGTTGTGCAGCTTGCAGGAGGCAAAATACCTGAAG AAACCCTTTGGCACCATTTGAGGAGAATGGGACTGCACGAAAGTGATGAGCATAATCCTGTGTTTGGGAGCAACAAGCAGGCCCTAGAGACGTTAGTGCAACAAAG GTTCTTGCAGAAGGAGAAAGTGAGTGGCCCAGAGGGTAATACTCTGTTCTACGATCTTGCTGAGAGAGCTTTAGATGCGCAAGTCAGCGAGAGAGTAAAAGATTATATTTCACAG ATCCTGAAGAATGATGTCTCTGTTGTAGAGCTTGACTGA
- the LOC106307414 gene encoding 5'-adenylylsulfate reductase-like 4, whose protein sequence is MEKGIFLLLLVILFGNLMFTGVSVRVPICAMRSVKDYALGFREQTCPFYGDELAERPHFVAVTEGDERWLQTALDMIHKNKCDYVALLFYASWCPFSRSFTPSFDLISSLYSSIPHFAIKESAVKPSTLSKYGVHGFPTLLLMNSTMRARYRGTRMVDSLVAFYRDVTGIETLDKTSLEKSLLVPHLGNENNTEPENCPFTWARSPENMLRQETYLTLATVFVLLRLLYFVFPALVVFAKFTWPRIAQNMRLESLQEHTVGFLSRLCMYLREPCKRSNLQGGAMNARAWASKSLATVTIGDSSSSNRASSASH, encoded by the exons ATGGAGAAAGGGATCTTTTTGTTGCTGTTGGTGATTCTGTTTGGGAATTTAATGTTCACCGGCGTATCCGTTAGGGTTCCGATTTGTGCTATGAGGTCTGTTAAAGATTACGCCTTAGGGTTTCGAGAGCAGACCTGTCCATTTTATGGTGATGAATTAGCCGAGCGTCCTCATTTCGTTGCCGTCACTGAG GGTGATGAGCGTTGGTTGCAAACAGCTTTGGATATGATTCATAAGAACAAGTGTGACTATGTGGCTTTGCTCTTCTATGCATCATGGTGTCCTTTCTCAAGGTCTTTTACTCCGAGTTTTGATCTCATCTCTTCTCTCTACTCATCAATTCCTCACTTTGCAATTAAGGAATCGGCCGTTAAGCCAAG TACTCTCTCTAAGTATGGAGTTCATGGGTTTCCTACTCTCTTACTTATGAATTCAACTATGCGGGCACGATACCGAGGGACCAGAATGGTTGATTCTCTTGTTGCTTTCTACAGAGATGTTACTG GCATTGAAACGCTGGATAAGACTTCTCTCGAGAAGAGCTTATTGGTTCCTCATCTCGGGAACGAAAACAACACTGAGCCAGAGAACTGCCCTTTCACATGGGCCAGATCGCCTGAGAATATGCTTCGACAAGAAACCTATCTAACTCTTGCTACTGTATTCGTACTGTTGAGATTGCTCTATTTCGTTTTCCCTGCACTGGTTGTGTTTGCCAAGTTTACTTGGCCACGGATTGCTCAAAACATGAGATTAGAAAGCCTGCAAGAACATACGGTCGGGTTTCTGAGCCGACTATGCATGTATCTTAGAGAGCCTTGCAAGAGGAGCAATCTGCAGGGAGGAGCCATGAACGCTAGAGCATGGGCCTCCAAGTCTTTGGCAACCGTCACAATTGGGGACTCGAGCTCATCAAACAGAGCAAGTTCAGCTTCTCATTGA